From the genome of Gracilibacillus salitolerans, one region includes:
- the coaBC gene encoding bifunctional phosphopantothenoylcysteine decarboxylase/phosphopantothenate--cysteine ligase CoaBC has product MLNGKKVLLGVSGGIAVYKAVALTSKLTQAGADVRVIMTEHATEFVTPLTFQAISRNPVYTDTFDEKDPAKIAHIDLADWADLVLLAPATANIIGKIANGMADDMLTTTLLATQAPVYVAPAMNVHMYQHPAVIQNLHTLENWGYRFIEPGDGYLACGYIGKGRLEEPEHIVELLEVDTNRTNKWKGKKVLITAGPTREALDPVRYFTNYSSGKMGYALAQAAMENGAEVVLISGPTALNPPINVTTIDVTSADEMFEHVKRHHVNMDIIIKTAAVADYRPSSRNNHKIKKQEGPLTLEMERTMDILHYLGQHKKKQFLVGFAAETQDIKEYGRKKLEKKNLDAIVLNDVSRKEIGFDSDQNEVLFMTRHGEEQEIEQTSKRNIAKQIIQLIDFELRKD; this is encoded by the coding sequence ATGTTAAATGGAAAGAAAGTGCTTCTGGGAGTTTCTGGTGGTATTGCAGTTTATAAAGCAGTTGCGTTAACAAGTAAGCTGACACAAGCAGGAGCTGATGTGAGAGTAATCATGACGGAACACGCTACAGAATTTGTTACACCTCTTACTTTTCAAGCTATATCAAGAAATCCGGTTTATACAGATACATTTGATGAAAAGGACCCAGCAAAAATAGCACATATCGATTTGGCAGATTGGGCCGACCTTGTTTTGTTAGCACCTGCTACGGCTAATATTATCGGCAAAATAGCAAATGGTATGGCAGACGATATGTTAACCACTACCTTATTAGCTACTCAAGCACCTGTTTATGTCGCACCTGCTATGAATGTCCATATGTATCAACACCCAGCAGTAATTCAGAACTTACATACGCTTGAAAATTGGGGATATCGTTTTATCGAACCGGGAGATGGCTACCTTGCTTGTGGTTATATTGGAAAAGGTCGTCTGGAAGAGCCGGAACATATCGTAGAACTACTTGAGGTGGATACAAATCGTACAAATAAATGGAAGGGTAAAAAAGTATTAATTACAGCAGGTCCGACGAGAGAAGCTTTAGATCCGGTACGTTATTTCACCAATTATTCATCTGGAAAAATGGGATATGCACTAGCACAAGCAGCAATGGAAAATGGTGCTGAAGTCGTTCTAATATCAGGACCTACAGCATTAAACCCTCCGATAAATGTCACAACTATTGATGTAACCAGTGCTGATGAAATGTTCGAACATGTGAAAAGGCACCATGTAAACATGGATATTATTATTAAGACGGCTGCGGTAGCAGATTACCGTCCGTCATCGAGAAATAATCATAAAATTAAAAAGCAAGAAGGTCCCTTGACATTGGAAATGGAACGAACTATGGACATCCTACATTATCTAGGTCAGCATAAGAAAAAACAATTTTTAGTTGGTTTTGCAGCGGAAACACAGGATATTAAGGAGTATGGAAGGAAAAAGCTAGAAAAGAAAAATTTAGATGCGATTGTACTAAACGATGTCAGTCGTAAAGAGATCGGCTTTGATTCCGATCAAAATGAAGTTTTGTTTATGACAAGACATGGGGAAGAACAAGAAATCGAACAAACTAGCAAAAGGAACATTGCCAAACAAATTATTCAACTAATTGATTTTGAATTAAGGAAGGATTAA
- the rpoZ gene encoding DNA-directed RNA polymerase subunit omega has translation MILEPSIDKLQTKINSKYTLVTLAAKRARQIQDTKMHQVEAPRAATFVGLALEEILEEKLIVDPDYKMINE, from the coding sequence ATGATTTTGGAGCCATCGATAGATAAATTACAAACGAAAATTAATTCCAAATACACATTGGTAACACTTGCTGCCAAAAGAGCACGACAAATTCAAGATACGAAAATGCATCAGGTAGAAGCTCCTAGAGCAGCAACTTTCGTGGGGCTTGCTTTGGAGGAAATCTTAGAGGAAAAATTAATAGTAGATCCTGACTATAAGATGATCAATGAATAA
- the priA gene encoding primosomal protein N': MRVAKVIVDVPTNQTNHTFDYLIPEQLENLVEKGMRVSLPFGPRKVMGFVLDVVDHSDFDKLKPVEEVMDLTPVLTEELLQLGKWISEQTVSFYIQTFQAMLPQILKAKYKKEIEALTDYELPNELQKLFAGRAVIDYDEFIERNGNYNLLLNEVRNGHVQVNYIVKSKETKKTKLFIAPNKETYLLEEALEDISNRAKKQKQIIDYFIQNPEPIEQKELLTDCKTTTATINQLVERKLLKKIEKKVYRDPFQGNEYERTQPLPLSKQQQQAIEPIWQAIEEKQDEVFLLHGVTGSGKTEVYLQAIEKVLNQGKEAIVLVPEIALTPQMVQRFKGRFGSEVAVLHSALSPGEKFDEWTKIHKQEVKVVVGARSAIFAPFENIGIIIIDEEHETSYKQDEQPRYHAREVAKKRGAYHNCPVVLGSATPMLESYARSKKGVYHLLEMPDRMNEATMPPVDIVDMRDELYAGNRTMFSRQLLDGIKERIDKNQQVVLFLNRRGYSTFVMCRECGDVMKCPNCDIALTFHKSSHQLKCHYCDYQIPMVKECDTCGSKTIRYFGTGTQKVEEALREHIPEASVIRMDVDTTRRKGSHKKLLEQFGNGKANILLGTQMIAKGLDFENVTLVGVLAVDAMLHLPDFRSAEKTFQLMTQVSGRAGRHRLPGEVIIQTYTPEHYSVQLASQYEYEKFFLHEMEMRKSFHYPPYYFLTLVTVSHPNQYKAQEVTKTICKLLFKYLSDQATILGPTPSPMVRINNRYRYQCMVKYKDEPNQREIIRKIQEHYYDDIQRHDLTIQVDFEPYSLM; encoded by the coding sequence ATGCGAGTTGCTAAAGTTATCGTGGATGTCCCAACAAATCAGACGAATCATACCTTTGATTATTTGATACCAGAGCAGCTTGAGAATCTTGTGGAAAAAGGGATGCGTGTATCGCTCCCATTTGGTCCCCGTAAAGTAATGGGATTTGTATTAGATGTTGTAGATCATTCTGATTTTGATAAACTCAAGCCTGTGGAAGAAGTAATGGATTTAACGCCAGTCTTAACTGAAGAATTATTACAACTGGGTAAATGGATTAGTGAACAAACAGTCAGTTTTTACATCCAAACATTCCAAGCGATGCTGCCACAGATATTAAAAGCAAAATACAAGAAAGAAATTGAAGCATTAACAGATTACGAATTGCCTAATGAATTACAAAAGCTTTTTGCTGGAAGAGCCGTTATCGATTACGATGAGTTTATCGAAAGAAATGGTAATTATAATCTTTTATTAAATGAAGTACGGAACGGTCATGTTCAAGTCAATTATATCGTTAAATCAAAAGAAACGAAGAAAACAAAACTGTTTATTGCACCGAATAAAGAGACATACTTATTAGAGGAAGCATTAGAAGATATATCAAACAGGGCGAAAAAACAAAAGCAAATCATCGACTATTTTATTCAAAACCCTGAACCTATAGAGCAAAAAGAGCTGTTAACAGATTGTAAAACTACGACAGCTACCATTAATCAATTAGTAGAAAGAAAGCTTTTAAAGAAAATAGAAAAGAAGGTTTATCGTGATCCTTTTCAAGGTAACGAATATGAAAGAACACAACCATTGCCATTAAGTAAACAGCAGCAACAAGCTATAGAACCGATTTGGCAAGCTATTGAAGAAAAGCAAGATGAAGTATTTCTATTACATGGTGTCACAGGTAGTGGTAAAACTGAAGTATATTTACAAGCAATCGAAAAAGTGTTAAATCAAGGAAAAGAAGCCATTGTATTAGTTCCCGAAATTGCACTTACACCACAGATGGTGCAACGGTTTAAAGGAAGATTTGGCTCGGAAGTGGCGGTTTTACATAGTGCATTGTCTCCAGGTGAAAAATTCGATGAATGGACAAAAATCCATAAACAAGAAGTGAAAGTTGTTGTAGGAGCGAGATCAGCCATTTTTGCCCCATTTGAGAATATTGGTATTATCATCATAGATGAAGAACATGAAACCAGTTATAAACAAGATGAACAACCACGTTATCACGCACGGGAAGTAGCCAAAAAACGAGGAGCATATCATAACTGTCCGGTTGTCTTGGGAAGTGCGACACCAATGCTCGAATCGTATGCCAGATCTAAAAAAGGTGTTTATCACTTACTAGAGATGCCTGATCGGATGAATGAAGCAACCATGCCACCGGTTGATATTGTCGATATGCGTGACGAATTATATGCAGGAAATCGAACCATGTTTTCGCGTCAATTACTTGATGGAATTAAAGAGAGGATCGATAAAAATCAGCAAGTTGTTTTATTTTTAAACAGAAGAGGATATTCTACCTTTGTGATGTGCCGTGAATGTGGAGATGTCATGAAATGTCCGAATTGTGATATTGCCTTGACGTTTCATAAAAGCTCTCACCAATTAAAATGTCATTATTGTGATTATCAAATACCAATGGTGAAAGAATGTGATACATGTGGTAGTAAAACTATCCGTTATTTCGGAACAGGAACCCAAAAAGTTGAAGAAGCATTAAGAGAACATATTCCTGAGGCAAGTGTAATCCGAATGGATGTTGACACAACAAGGCGAAAGGGATCACATAAAAAACTTTTAGAGCAATTTGGTAATGGAAAAGCCAATATTTTATTAGGTACACAAATGATAGCCAAGGGACTAGATTTCGAAAATGTTACGCTTGTAGGTGTTTTGGCAGTTGATGCGATGCTACATTTACCAGATTTTAGGTCTGCTGAAAAAACATTTCAACTAATGACACAAGTTAGTGGACGAGCTGGCAGACATCGATTACCCGGTGAAGTGATTATTCAGACATATACCCCGGAACATTATAGTGTACAATTAGCCAGTCAATATGAATATGAAAAATTTTTCTTGCATGAAATGGAGATGCGTAAAAGCTTTCATTATCCACCTTATTATTTTTTAACTTTAGTTACTGTGTCACATCCGAATCAATATAAGGCACAAGAAGTAACCAAAACAATTTGTAAGCTATTATTTAAATATTTATCAGATCAAGCTACCATTTTAGGACCAACTCCTTCACCCATGGTCCGCATAAATAATAGATATCGCTACCAGTGCATGGTAAAATATAAGGATGAACCAAATCAAAGAGAGATTATTCGCAAAATACAAGAGCATTATTATGATGATATTCAACGACATGATTTAACGATACAAGTCGATTTTGAACCATATTCATTAATGTAA
- the fmt gene encoding methionyl-tRNA formyltransferase: MKKIIFMGTPDFAVPVLERLITEGYQIDLVVTQPDRPRGRKKILTPPPVKVAAEKYNIPVFQPEKIKNDYDEIKNRNPDLIVTAAFGQLLPKGLLEIPKFGCINVHASLLPKLRGGAPIHYAILEGHKKTGISIMYMAEKLDAGDVISQEEVIIEDNDDVAKLHDKLSVVGADLLLVTIPSIFSGEANRTPQDDSLATFAPNITRDQEKIDWGKPQQAVYNRIRGLHPWPVAFTTWGGKVLKVYQAKKANKTANEQAGTVIDTSEEGILVATGDQKAIELKVVQPAGKKKMTTADFLRGVGSNMTVGEKLGE; this comes from the coding sequence ATGAAGAAAATCATTTTTATGGGAACACCAGATTTTGCTGTACCTGTATTAGAACGATTGATTACGGAAGGGTATCAAATAGATTTAGTGGTAACACAACCTGATCGCCCTCGAGGTCGAAAAAAAATATTGACACCACCACCAGTGAAAGTGGCTGCTGAAAAGTATAACATCCCTGTATTTCAGCCTGAAAAAATTAAAAACGATTACGATGAAATTAAGAATCGAAACCCTGATCTCATCGTCACAGCTGCATTCGGACAACTACTTCCAAAAGGCTTATTAGAAATCCCGAAGTTTGGTTGTATTAATGTTCATGCATCATTATTACCAAAGCTAAGAGGTGGCGCACCAATTCATTATGCGATACTAGAGGGACATAAAAAAACAGGCATCTCGATTATGTATATGGCAGAAAAGTTAGATGCTGGTGATGTCATTAGTCAAGAAGAAGTCATTATCGAAGACAATGATGACGTGGCTAAATTACATGATAAACTATCAGTAGTGGGAGCAGATTTATTATTAGTAACCATTCCTTCTATCTTTTCAGGTGAGGCTAATCGAACTCCACAAGATGACAGTTTGGCAACTTTTGCACCAAATATTACGCGTGATCAGGAAAAAATTGATTGGGGTAAGCCACAGCAAGCTGTTTATAACCGTATTCGAGGGTTACACCCATGGCCGGTTGCATTTACAACATGGGGTGGTAAAGTATTGAAAGTGTACCAAGCAAAAAAAGCAAACAAAACAGCAAACGAACAAGCTGGTACAGTAATTGACACCAGTGAAGAAGGTATTCTTGTTGCGACAGGTGATCAAAAAGCAATAGAGTTAAAAGTAGTTCAACCTGCAGGAAAGAAAAAAATGACGACAGCAGATTTTCTTCGGGGTGTTGGAAGCAATATGACAGTAGGAGAGAAACTAGGCGAATGA